The genomic interval GGCATTGGTCAGCGTGACCTTTGTCGTCAGGCGGATGCTGGCGGAATCGTCTACCGTCAGGATGTTGGCACTCATAATGTCACCTCTTTATGCAACCAGAACTTTAAGTCTTCGTGATCGAAGGATTCGATGAAACCGGCACGCTCAAGTACCTTCAGCACTGAACCGCTGGCGGGAGAAGAAAGGCTGAACGTCTTTCCGTCGGCTTTCGCTTGACGACGCGCCGCCTCGATAAGTTGAATGAAACTAAGGTCAGCCTCGGCATCAGCGGCAATGCTAATGCTGATAGAATTTTTACTACGAAACTCGCCGTTGAGCTTGGAGTGTAATTCAGACACATGCCGAATGCTTAGAACGCCCGGCAAATTTATAGATTCATAATATTGGCTCTGAGTATTCAATGCAGCCTCCTGGGCTCGAGAAATACTTTCGACCCTAAGAGGACTCTCACGACAGCGTTAATGCAGCGTAAACAGAGGTTGTAGAAAACCGCCGTGAAGCGCATCCCGCGACTCCTAATTCTCATCCGGAATAAGTTGTATCTTTCTCTCAAAATTTAGAGATAAATAAAGTGAAAACAGAATCTTAAATGGTCTCGCTTGGCCATGCACCGCACCGATAGCCTGGTCTCACACCTTTCATTAATCACAACGTGGACGAGTCTGGCGCGTTTACCGGACATTTCCATCCTGCGCGTAGAAATAGAGTCAAATGGCCCGTGTTTTTAAGAAAAGGTACAAATGTGGCACACGCTCTGGTAACATCCAACGCCGCAGCCTTCACATCCGGACGGGCGATCAGTCAGAGCCTGGAATCCGCCCGCAGCCAAGTCGAGGAGCGTTTTCTCGAAGGCGGGTCGGTGCTGCTGTCGGTCATGGATGTCCTCAACCGGCTGCTGAACTCCCTCGAGAGTGTGGCCAAGGCACTCGATTCCACGGAAGCGAGCGATACCAGCGCCGATCTCCGCGCAACCGTGGAAAGCCTGACCGCATTGCCGGCTACCGAAGAAAATCGCCAGCAGGCGCTCATCGCGCTGGCGCAGACCGGCAGGGAACTGCGCAAGCACGTTGCCGACATGCAGGAGACGATGCGTTATCTCAGGACCTTTGCCGTGACCGTAAAGATCACCGGCGCCGGCCTTGCCGAATTCGCCGGCTTCGCCCAGGAGATCCTTGAGCGAATCTATTCGGGCACCGATGAGGTCAATCGCTTCGCCGCCCATCTCGACAGTCTCGAGAAGGAGGTCAAACTCGCCGCATCCTTTGGGGCCAACGTCTCCAAGAGCTATGCCGATACCGTTCCGGCCGTCGCCGGAGCTCTGCGCGATGATGCCGCCAAGATCGCCGAACACCGCAAGAACCTCGGCGTCCTGGCCCGTGAGGTTGGTGTGATCGCGCGCGCTGTCCAGAGCAAGGTCAGTTCGACTCTATCGGCGCTGCAGATCGGCGATATCACCCGTCAGCGCATCGAGCACGTACAGGCAACCTTTTCGCTGCTTGAAGATTTCCTTGCCGGCGAAGATGGCGCCATGCTCGACGCCGGTGCGCGCCAGCGTCTCCAGAATGTCGTTCACCATCTGACCGCGGCGCAGATCAACGATATGTGCGTCAACTTCCAGCGGGAGTCGGCAAACGTCGTCAAGACGATTGGAAGTTTCGATCACGACATGCGGGAAATCCTTAGGCTGCGCGATCAGATGGGAACGGAAAGCGGCGAAGCCGGCGGCAATTTCATGCGCGCGCTGGAATCCAGTGTTTCCGCCGCCCACGAGATCGTCAAGCAGGTCGACACGGCAAGCCGGCAGGCGGACCAGGTAAGCCACTCTACGATCGGCACGGCCGCGAAGCTTTCAGAGGCCATCGCCAACATCCGCGCCGTCAAGACCGACATTCATTATATGGCTTTGAATACCAACCTGCGCTGCAGCCGGCTTGGCGAGGAAGGCAAATCGATCAACGTTGTCACCGCTGAGCTGCGCGTTTTCGCCGGCAAGCTCGATGAGTCCGCCGACGCCATCGTCAACGGCCTGCCGGCGCTCGAAGCCGCTGCAGGGCGAGTGGCACCCGCCGCGCACACCGGCTCCGGCGGGCTGGGCGAGAGCCTCACCTCGGCGGTCGGCAACATCCGTTCCGCGGCCAACGTCATGGAAAACGAGCTGAAGGTGCTCGCCGAGAACGGCCGCGAGGTCGCCACCAAGATCGGCCTGCTGATCGGCAAGCTCGACTTTCAGCACGAGCTCGGCGATGTCCTTGCCCACTGCGCCGATGTGCTCGAAGGCGTCGCCGGTACCGATGTCGCCGATATCTCCGATCTCGCTGACACCATCGCACCGCTCGACCGCAAGATCTTCAAGCTCTACACGATGGTCCAGGAGCGCAGCATCCATCGCGACATCATTCCGGCAATCGAGGAAGGTAGCCCAGTGCCTGCCGAGTCCACCAAAACCGGAAACGACGAGGATCTTTTCGCCGAGGCGCTCTTCTAGAGTATGAAACACGCGGCCGCTATCGGCGCCGGAATCTGTTGGCGGCATCGATCGCCGCCCTCTGCTGATGGTCCTCGATGCCGAGATAAAAATCCTCGAGTGCCGGATCGGCAAGCCCGGCACGCCGCGACAGCACGTACCACTTCGCCGCCTCGATCGGATCGGGCGGCGTGCCGATGGCGTTGATATAGAGATGGGCGAGCTTGTTTTGAGCAGCGACATTGCCGCCATTGGCGGCAAGTTTCAGCCATTCGAAACCCTTGACATAATCCTTGGGTCCACCGACGCCGTTGATGAGCCAGATGCCGAGATCGAGCTGCGCCGTGTCGAAACCGGCGCGCGCCGCGCGCGCCATCCATTCACGGGCGAGCTGCTTCTTTTCCTCCGGCAGGTCCTTCAGCGTCGCATAGAGCTGCGCCACGGCATATTGCGAATCCGCAATGCCCTGCTCGGCCGATTTCTCGTAGAAAGGCAGCGCGAGCTTCAGGCCCTTTTCGCCGGGATTGTCGGCGACGACAATCTGCGCCCAGTTGAATTCGGCTGACGGATTGCCGGCTTCGGCCGCCTTGCGCATGTAATCGTCAGCCTTGACTTTGTCGCGCGCGACACCTTCGCCTTCCATCAGCATCAGCGCATATTTGAACATCGCCGCCGCATCGCCGCCTTCAGCCGCCTTGCCATACCAGAAGGCGGCACTCTTGACGTCTTTCTTGACGCCCAGTCCCTGCGAGAGGATTTCGCCGATCAGCGTCTGCGCCGCCGGATCGCCGAGCTGGGCGCGCGGCAGTGCCTTGTCCATCGCTGTCAGATAATAACCGCGCTGATAGGCGCCATAAGCCTCGTCGATCGGACCCTTGTAGTCCTTCTCCGGCGGAAGATCCGGCAGCTTCGCGCCCATCCGGTCGAACACGCCGACGCCATTGGAGGGTTTCACACCTTCGTCGCCAAGCCGGTCGCTGCGGAAGGTCGCAGCCGGCGCCGTGCCCGGCTGGCTGATCACGCTCTCGGGGGCCTGTGCCAGGGCGATATCCGGCCCGGCCGCCACCAAGGCGGCAATGCTGACGAGGAGGTATTTCAATAGACGGATGGGCGGGATCGGCATGAGCGCGATTTCAATCCTCAAACCGTGGCGCTTTTTCGTCAAGCAAGGCGTTGATCTCGGCGACGACGGACGGCGCTCGGGCGGGCTCGCCGAAGACCGCCAGCCGCAGCGCCACGAACTCCGCTCCGGTCTCGGCGACGGCAAGCGCCGAGGCCGGATCGGTGCCGCCCATGACGATGCAGGGAATCTCGATCATCGAGGCCCACCATTCGCCGAGCGCAAGGTTCTTCGGATGCGCCTCCGGCTTGATGTCGCCATCGAGCTTGCCGAAGAAGATATAGTCCGGCCTCACTTCGCCGATCTCCAGCGCCGTATGCCGGTCGGCCGCATTGCCGCCGCCGACGATCAGCTTCGGCGCGTGTTTGTCGATCGCCTCCGACAGCGCCGCGGCATTGCCGGAAAGGTGCAGGCCATCGGCCTTTGCCCGTCCCGCCACGCGGCTGTCGCCTGATATCAGCGCGGCCGCCCCCGCATCCTGGATGACCGGCACCAGCTTCTCGGCATGTCTCTGGAAGGCACCGTCTTCGAGCCCGTACTGCGGCACGATCACCGAGGCGACGTCGCCGCCCTTCAGCGCGTCGGCAACGATCTTCGCCTGTTCATCGGCGTCGGCGATATCGGGTGCGATGAGCACCAGGCGGCAGCGGTTTTCCGGTTCGGTCATCAGCTCTTTCCGTTTCCTGCGAATTCCCTTC from Rhizobium lentis carries:
- a CDS encoding STAS domain-containing protein, producing the protein MNTQSQYYESINLPGVLSIRHVSELHSKLNGEFRSKNSISISIAADAEADLSFIQLIEAARRQAKADGKTFSLSSPASGSVLKVLERAGFIESFDHEDLKFWLHKEVTL
- a CDS encoding chemotaxis protein encodes the protein MAHALVTSNAAAFTSGRAISQSLESARSQVEERFLEGGSVLLSVMDVLNRLLNSLESVAKALDSTEASDTSADLRATVESLTALPATEENRQQALIALAQTGRELRKHVADMQETMRYLRTFAVTVKITGAGLAEFAGFAQEILERIYSGTDEVNRFAAHLDSLEKEVKLAASFGANVSKSYADTVPAVAGALRDDAAKIAEHRKNLGVLAREVGVIARAVQSKVSSTLSALQIGDITRQRIEHVQATFSLLEDFLAGEDGAMLDAGARQRLQNVVHHLTAAQINDMCVNFQRESANVVKTIGSFDHDMREILRLRDQMGTESGEAGGNFMRALESSVSAAHEIVKQVDTASRQADQVSHSTIGTAAKLSEAIANIRAVKTDIHYMALNTNLRCSRLGEEGKSINVVTAELRVFAGKLDESADAIVNGLPALEAAAGRVAPAAHTGSGGLGESLTSAVGNIRSAANVMENELKVLAENGREVATKIGLLIGKLDFQHELGDVLAHCADVLEGVAGTDVADISDLADTIAPLDRKIFKLYTMVQERSIHRDIIPAIEEGSPVPAESTKTGNDEDLFAEALF
- a CDS encoding tetratricopeptide repeat protein; this translates as MPIPPIRLLKYLLVSIAALVAAGPDIALAQAPESVISQPGTAPAATFRSDRLGDEGVKPSNGVGVFDRMGAKLPDLPPEKDYKGPIDEAYGAYQRGYYLTAMDKALPRAQLGDPAAQTLIGEILSQGLGVKKDVKSAAFWYGKAAEGGDAAAMFKYALMLMEGEGVARDKVKADDYMRKAAEAGNPSAEFNWAQIVVADNPGEKGLKLALPFYEKSAEQGIADSQYAVAQLYATLKDLPEEKKQLAREWMARAARAGFDTAQLDLGIWLINGVGGPKDYVKGFEWLKLAANGGNVAAQNKLAHLYINAIGTPPDPIEAAKWYVLSRRAGLADPALEDFYLGIEDHQQRAAIDAANRFRRR
- a CDS encoding thiamine phosphate synthase → MTEPENRCRLVLIAPDIADADEQAKIVADALKGGDVASVIVPQYGLEDGAFQRHAEKLVPVIQDAGAAALISGDSRVAGRAKADGLHLSGNAAALSEAIDKHAPKLIVGGGNAADRHTALEIGEVRPDYIFFGKLDGDIKPEAHPKNLALGEWWASMIEIPCIVMGGTDPASALAVAETGAEFVALRLAVFGEPARAPSVVAEINALLDEKAPRFED